A segment of the Geoglobus ahangari genome:
TGGAACGCGAGAGAGGAGGTCAGCATAGCAATAGTCGGCAAGTACATGGACGTGAGGGATGCCTATATCAGCATCAGGGAGGCTCTGAAGATAGCGGGGATATACCACGGAGCGGTAGTGAAACCCATCTGGGTTGACAGCGAGGAGCTCGAGGACTTCGAGGAGATTGAGATTGATGCCGATGGAATCCTCGTTCCCGGCGGCTTCGGGCAGAGGGGGGTGGAAGGCAAGATAAGGGCGATACAGTACGCGAGGGAGAACGACATACCTTTCCTTGGGATCTGCCTCGGGTTCCAGCTCTCGGTAATAGAGTATGCAAGAAACGTTCTTGGATACGAGGATGCGAACAGCACAGAATTTGGAGATACGGAGCATCCGGTCATAGACCTCCTCCCCGAGCAGAGGGAGATTGACAAGCTCGGAGGGACTATGAGGCTCGGAGACATAGAGATCACGGTGAAGAGGGGAACGATAGCCTACTCCCTCTACAACTCTGAGAGGATATACGAGAGGCACAGGCACAGGTATGAGGTTAACCCGGACTACATACCGGAGTTCGAGAAAAGCGGTCTGGTTTTCTCCGGATATTCTGACAATGGGCGGAGAATGGAGATTCTCGAGCTGCCAGACAGGAGGTTCTTCTTCGCCACCCAGTTCCATCCCGAGTTCAAGGCGAAACCCTTCTCACCCTCACCACCGTTCATGGGGCTGGTGGGGGCGGCTCTTGAGTACAGGAGGGAGACAAATGGTTAATGTGGAGAAATTTGTCGAGAAGGCCATTCAGGAGATTAAGGATCAGGTTGGAGACGGAAAGGCGATAATCGCTCTCTCAGGTGGTGTTGACAGCTCAGTGTGCACCGTGCTTGCCCACAGGGCGATAGGTGACAGGCTGATTCCGGTTTTCGTTGACACTGGCCTGATGAGGGCGGGAGAGCCCGAAAGGGTGAGGGAGATATTCGGGAACATGAACCTCAGGTTCATAGATGCAAGAGATGAGTTCTTTGAGGCGCTGAAGGGAGTTACTGACCCGGAGGAGAAGAGGAAGGTGATCGGAGAGCTGTTCGTGAGGGTCTTCGAGAGGGTTGCGGAGGAGGTCAAGGCAGACTACCTGATTCAGGGCACGATCTACCCGGACATAATCGAGAGTCAGGGTGGAATAAAGAGTCACCACAACGTTGGGGGATTTCCGACTCACTACAGGTTCAAGGGGGTCATAGAGCCGCTCAGGGAGCTTTACAAGGACGAGGTCAGGGAGGTGGCGAGGTACCTCGGCCTTCCGGAGGAGATATCCGAGAGGATGCCATTCCCCGGGCCGGGGCTTGCCGTCAGGGTCGTCGGAGAGGTTACGCCTGAGAAGGTCGAGGTCGTGAGGAAGGCGACGCAGATAGTCGAGGAGGAGCTCAGAGACACGCCGAAGTGGCAGGCATTCGCCGCTCTCATAGGCAAGGCGA
Coding sequences within it:
- the guaA gene encoding glutamine-hydrolyzing GMP synthase, with translation MVNVEKFVEKAIQEIKDQVGDGKAIIALSGGVDSSVCTVLAHRAIGDRLIPVFVDTGLMRAGEPERVREIFGNMNLRFIDARDEFFEALKGVTDPEEKRKVIGELFVRVFERVAEEVKADYLIQGTIYPDIIESQGGIKSHHNVGGFPTHYRFKGVIEPLRELYKDEVREVARYLGLPEEISERMPFPGPGLAVRVVGEVTPEKVEVVRKATQIVEEELRDTPKWQAFAALIGKATGVKGDIRVYGYVISVRAVESRDGMTADPLNLDYEKLRRIALRITGEIPEVVRVVYDITPKPPATIEYE